The following DNA comes from Streptomyces pristinaespiralis.
GGACCAGCCGCTCCAGCACATCGCCGACGTCGACTCGCTGGACCTGATGGAGTGGTTGTACGGGTTCCAGAACCAGTACCCGCACATCCCGGCCGACGAGTCGCTGTTCGCCGACATCGACGACACCACCACGCTGCGCGTCGTCCACGACCGGATCGTCCAGCTCGTGCCCGCCCAGGCCTGATCAGGGGAGAGTCCTGTGAACGGCTTCGACATCACCGGGTGGGGCATGGCCGTACCCGAACGCGTGGTCTCCAGCACGGAGCTCGCGCAGCGCTTCGGCGTCGACGAGAACTGGATCGTCAGCCGGTGCGGGATCCACGAACGGCGGGCCGTCGGGCCCGGCCAGACGACCGCCTCCCTCGCTGTCGAGGCCGGCCGGCGCGCATTGGACAAGGCGGGGCTGAGCGGCGGCGACATCGCCCATCTGATCGTCGCCACCGCCACCCCCGAGCAGCCGTCGCCGGCGACGTCCGCGTTCGTCCACCACGAACTGGGCATCGCCGGCAGCGCGCACGACGTCAACTCCGAGTGCGCGGGCTTCGTCTACGGCCTCGTCCAGGCCATGGCCCTCATCAAGATCGACCCGCGGCCGATCCTGCTGATCGGCTCCGACACCCACACCCTCACCGCCAACCCCGCCGACCGGGACCTGTCGATCCTCGTCGGCGACGGCGCGGGCGCGGTGGTGCTCCGGCCGGCCCCGTCGGACCCGGTGCTGGGCTGGAACCTGGGCGCCGACGGCAGCTGCGCCGGCAGCCTCAAGGTCCTGGCCGGCGGCAGCCGGATGCCGACCACGGAGGAGACCGTCCGCCAGGGGCTGCACTACGCACAGATCAACGGCAACGAGATCTACCTCAACGCCGTGCGCTACACCGTCCGCACGGTGCGGGAGACGCTGACCAGCGCCAAGGTCGAGGCGGCCGACGTCCGCCACGTCATCCCGCACCAGGCGAACATCCGGATCATCAACTCGATCCTCAGCCACACGGGCCTGCGGCCCGAGGCCCTGGTCACCAATCTGCACAAGTACGGGAACACCGCGTCCGCGTCGATCCCGATCGCCCTGACCGAGGCACTCGACGAAGGCCGCATCAACGACGGCGACCTGGTCCTGCTGGCCGGCTTCGGCGCGGGCATGACCTGGGGATCGGTCCTGCTGGAATGGGTCGGAGGACAGAAATGAACAACGCACTCTCGCGGCGCAAGGTACTGGGCGGCATCGCCGCAACGGTGGTCGGCTGGAGCGTCGCCAACCAGTCGTGGGCGACGGCCGCCGAGGTCGACGCCGGCCACCGGATCGACGTCCGGCAAGTGCCCGCCCTGGACGGGACGCTGACCACGTCGGCTACCGACCTGGACAGATTCCGCCAGGACTTCGGGCGGCTGAAGCCGTCCGCGCCGTGGGCGGTCCTGCGTCCTGGTTCCGACCAGGACATCGTCAAAATGGTCAACTACGCCCGGACCAACAAGCTGAAGATCGCCGTCAACGGGCAGGGCGGCACCGGCGACGACATGGAGTCGCACTCCGTGTACGGCCAGGCGGCCGTGCCGCAGGGCGGCATATCCATCGACGCCCGCGCCATGTCGAAGATCCTCAGCATCAACTCGACCAACGCGGTCGTCGAGGCCGGTGTCACCTGGGGACAGCTGACAGACGCCGCGCTGAAGGTCGGCAAGACACCGCCGGCGCTGCCCGACTACCTGCACCTGTCCATCGGCGGCACCGTCTCCATCGGCGGCATCGGCGGCACGGTGCAGAAGTTCGGCCTGCTGGCCGACACCGTCCACTCCATGGATGTCGTCACCGGCACCGGTGAGCTCGTCACCGTCTCCGCGTCCGCGCGGCCGGACCTGTTCCACTCGATCCTCTCCGGCGGCGGGCAGACGGCGATCATCCTGCGGGCCAAGGTGAAGCTCGCCCCCGCACCCCAGCGGTCGGTCGTCTTCAGCCTCTTCTACGACGACCTGGCCACCTACCTCGCCGACGGCGAGAAGGTCATGGCGGAGAACCGGTTCCACATCCAGGCCGGCGAGATGCTGCGCCGCGCCGACGACACCGGCTGGCGCTACAAGATGGAGGTCGCCGCCAACTACTCCGGCACCGCCGTCCCCGACCGGGCGGCCCTGCTGGCCGGACTGCGCGACAACCGGGCCCAGGCGGTCATCGAGGACGTCGCCTACCGGGACTACATGTTCCGGCTCGACGGCTACGAGGTCTACCTGAAGGAGACCGGCCACTGGTACCAGCCCAAGCCGTGGCTGAGCCTGTTCCTGCCGGCGTCCAAGACCAAGGCGTTCATGCAGATGGTGGAGCAGGAGCTGACCGTCGGCGACCTGGGCGGCGGGTTCCTGCTGTTCTACCCGTACTACACCGGCAAGATCACCCGGCCGCTGGCGGTGCAGCCGAACGAGTCCGTCGGCTACCTCTTCGACCTGCTGCGGTTCCCCGACCCGGGCGACCCGAACATCTCGCAGATGCTCGAGCAGAACCGCCGCCTGTACGACAAGGCCGTGGCGCTGGGTGCCAAGCGGTACCTGGTCGGCGCGATCCCCCGGATGACCCAGGCCGACTGGAGGACGCACTTCGGCTACCGCTGGGAGGAGTTGTGCCGGGCCAAGCGGCGCTACGACCCGGCGAACATCCTCACCCCCGGTCAGGGCTTCTTCGGCTGACGTCCGGCCGCGGACCCCTGACCCGCACACCGACAGGAGAAGGTGGCATGACAGGTTACGACCTGATCGACGAGGCGGTCCTCGACGCTCCGCCGGACGTCGTCTGGGACGCGCTGCTCGCCGAGTTCCGCGGCGGCGCGCAATGGTGGGTGCCGGCCAACACCTTCGCCGCCACGTCCGGTTCACCGGACGAGGTGGGCGGCGAGGTCAAGGTGACGGTCCACACCAAGGGCGTCGACAAGGGCGGTCCGAAGCTGCGGTTCACCTCCCGCACGACGGCTGTCGAGACGGGCAGGCGACTGTCGGTCGAGTACGTCGAGGGGGTCTTCCGCGGGCCGAGCGACTTCCTGCTCGAACCGCTGGACGGCGGGCGCCGCACCCGGCTCGGCATGCACTTCCGGGGCCGTCCGCACGGCTGGCTGAAGGTGCTCGCCAAGGTCGCCGACATCGGCGCGGAGCACTCCAAGGCCACCAGCGCCGCGTTCACCGCCCTGAACGGCGTGCTGGCGGCGAGGGAGAAGGAGGCGGCGCGATGACGACGACGACGGCGCCGCCCGCCACGGAGAGCGCGCTCGTCACCGACGACGGCGCCCGCCTGGCGGTGAGCGTCCTCGCCCCGCTGGGCGCGCCGTCGGGCCGCACGGTGGTCCTCGCGCACGGCTGGGCCGCGGCCCGGCGGGTGTGGGGCACGGTCGCGGACCGGCTGATCCGCGAGGGGCACCGGGTCGTGCTGTACGACCTGCGCGGTCACGGCGCCTCCACGTCCGGCCGGGAGCCGTTCTCGGTCCCCCGGCTGGGAGCGGATCTGGGCGCGGTCCTGGAGCATGTCGGGGCGCCCGGCGACACGATCGTCGTGGGGCACTCGGGCGGCGGGTTCGCGGCGATGGCGTACGCCGTCTCGCCCGCGGCCCGGCTGGGCGCTCTGGTGCTGCTGGGCACCGCCGCGCACGACCAGGACACGCCCGACAGCGAAGTGAAGATGATGGGCAGCGCCCTGTTCTCGTGGGCGGTGGGCCGGCCCGCGCTGGGCCGTCTGCTGCTGGGGCAGAACATGCTCGGCAAGCGGGCCGACGCCCGTGCCGGGGAGGTCAACCGGCAGATGTTCGCGGCCGCTTCGCCGCAGGTGCGGGCCGAGGCGTTCGCCTCCTCGCGGGGCATGGACCTGCGCGAGGAGCTGGCCCGGGTCCGTGTCCCGGCGGTGGTGCTGGCCGGCAGCGCCGACAAGGTCATCGCCCCGGCACTGGGCCGGGCGGTGGCGAAGGCCCTGCCGGGCGCCCGGTTCGAGGAGATCGAGGGCGCCGGTCACATGCTGCCGCTGGAGGCCCCCGACGCGGTCGTGCGGGCGGTGGGCGAGGTGGCCGGCCGGCCGGGTTGAGCGGGACGTCGTACCGGGCGCGCGGGCGCCGGGCCGCCGGAGGATTCCGGCGGGCCGGCGCCCGCGCCGCTGTCTGCACCCCTCCCCCGGCCGCCCCGGGGGCGGGAGGCGCGGCGGGTCAGCCGGTGCCCAGGACGACGGTCTGGGCGGGGGTGCCTGTGGGCATCTCCTGTTCGCCGGCGCGGCTGGTGCGGTACTCCTGCGGGCTCATGCCCCGTACCCGTTTGAACGCCGAGCTCAGCGCGAACGCGCTGCTGTAGCCGACGCGGTGGGCGACGCCTGCCACCGTGGCGTCCGGTTCGCGCAGCAGGTCGGCGGCGAGGGTGAGCCGCCAGGTGGCCAGGTAGGACATCGGCGGCTCCCCCACCACGGTGGTGAAGCGGCGGGCCAGGCCCGCGCGGGAGACGCCGACCTTGCGGGCGAGCAGTTCCACCGTCCAGGGCTGGCCCGGGTTGTCGTGGAGCAGGCGCAGCGCGGGGCCGACCGTGGGGTCCGACTGGGCCCGGTACCAGGCGGGGGCGCCGGCGCCCGGTGCGGCGAGCCAGGCGCGCAGCACGCTGACGAAGAGCAGGTCCAGCAGCCGGTCCAGGACGAGTTCCTGGCCGGGTTCGTCGCGGCCTATCTCGTCGGCGAGGAGGGCGACGAGCGCGTTGTCCTCGGCGCCGGCGGGCCGCACCAGCAGGGCGGGCAGCGCGTTCAGCAGCCGGCGGCCGATTTCGCTGGGCGCCTGGTAGGTGCCGCTGAGCATCACGGACGATCCCTGGCCGAGTGTGTCGCCCCAGGTGCGCACCCCGAGCGCCATGGTGTCGGTGACGTCCTCGCCCTCGGTGGTGTTGCAGCGCTGTTCGGGGCCGACGACGATCTGCACGCCGGTGCCCTGCTCGTCGGCGATGGTGTACGGGTCGGGGCCGCGCAGCACGGCGACGTCGCCGGGCCGCAGCAGCGCGGGCGTGGAGCGGTCGGGCAGGACCCAGGCGTCGCCGCGGACCATGGTGACCAGGGAGATGGGGGCACGGTCCTCGACGCGCAGCGCCCACGGCGGGCTGAAGACCGATTTGATCAGGAACGCGCCGCGGGCCTTGGGGCCTTCGAGCAGGCCGGTGAGAGCATCCACGTGTGTCAACCCATCGGCTGGGAGCGAGGCGTGGGAGGCCTCTGGGGACGGAAGGGGTCGCGCCCGCCCTGCCGTGCGGGGGACGTCCGGCAGGACGGGCGCAGCTTTTCGGGGGCGCGTGCGCCGGTGTCAGTGGCGCAGCGTCGACAGTGCACGGCCGAGGCAGAGCAGGGCGGCGGTGCAGGCGAGGGTGCGGGCGGCGTTGGAGGGCGCCCAGGTCTTCTTGAACGTGTCCCGCAGGGCGGCGAGTTCGCCCGCCGCCTCGGGCAGGCCGCCGGCGGCGAGGCGCTTGTTGAGGGGGACGTTGATGCGCATGGTGAGGACCACGGCGGCGGTGTAGAGGGCGAGCGCGGCCCAGGTCCAGCGGGCGGCGGTGCGCTGTCCGATGCGGGTCAGGCGGGCGCCGGCGATGCCGGTGGCGAGGAAGGCGCCGAAGAAGACAAGTCCGAACAGCCCGTTCTCGATGGCTTCGTTGATGTTCTGCATGGCGGCCACGTAGGTGTGGTCGTCGCCGCGGTCGAGGCCGGGCAGGACGGAGACGTCGAAGGAGAAGTACAGGCCGGCGCTCAGGCCCATGGCGATGGTGGCGGCGTGGAGCGCGGGCTGGGCGGCCGTGGACATCAGGGGCTTCCTTCCGGCGGGCGGGGCGGGGGTGGTCCCGGGCGGGGTGCGCGGGTCAGCGGGGGTCGAGGACGGCGCCGAGGCCGCGTTCGTAGCGGCGGCGCAGGACGGTGCGGCCGAGCAGCCGCACGGGGGGCGGCATGGTGGCGGCGACGAGGTCGACGGAGCGCCGGTCGGCGCCGTCGAACATCCACGGCGGCAGGTAGGTCAGGACGCCGGGCGGTGCGGTGCGCACCAGGCGCTGTTCCAGGGCGAGGTACTCGCGGGCGGGCAGTTGCGCGAAGAGGGGGAAGACGGTCTTCTCCTCGTCGGCGAGGTGGTCGCTCAGGACCTGGCCGAAGTGCGCCGCGGCGCCGCTCAGGCCGGCCGGGCCGGCCGCGGTGGTGAGGGCGGCGGTGACCTGGTCCATGGCCCGGTCGAGTTCGGTGTGGTCGCCGGCGAGTTGTTCGGCCTGGGGCCGGAACTGCGGGAGTTTGCGGAGCAGTTCGGGCCACAGGAAGGTGTCCTCGCTGCGGTGGTGCCAGTCGATGACGTCGCGCAGGCGCTGCCACCAGGTGGCGGCGGGTGCCAGGCCGCGGGCGGTGAGCCGGGGTGCGGCGGCACTCAGGCGGTTCGCGTCGCGGCGCATGGCGATGTGCATCAGGGCGAAGCCGTGGAAGTGGCCGGGCAGGGTGTCGAGGCGTTCGCTCGACATGGGGGTGCTCATGGCCGCCTCCTCGGGGGTTGGAGCTGTTTGCCGCTGAGCGTGTATGAGGTCGACTCAGCTCGTTCGTGTGATGGTCGGCTTCGTGGCGTGCGGCGTCGTGGGCTGTCCGGGTGAGCGTGATCGTGCGATCTGGGACGCCGGGTGCGGTGCCGGTGAGCGGGGCCCCTGCTCCACCGGAGCGATGGTTCAGGGCCTCCCCGTCACCTCTGGCCGTACCCAGCTGGTCAGGTCGCGCAGGGAACCGGCCTCCCGGGCCCGGACCGCGCACCCGATGCGTGGAGCCGTCCCGGGGTCGAGTACGCCGGGGACCAGTGCGCCCAAGACCGTTCGGGGCGTGCGACTGAGCAGATCACTCCTGCTCAGTCCAGAGGAACGGTGGCTGTGTCTCGGGCTGGTCCGGTGCCGCGGCCGCGGGTGCGTCCGTCGGTCCGCGGTCGCGGCACCGGGGCAGGGGCTCCGGGTCAGACGTTCCAGACGCCGGAGGCGGCGGCTTCCCTGGCGTAGTCGGCGAAGTCCTTCGGCTTGCGGCCGAGGGCCTCCTCGACGCCGTGCACCAGGTGGGCGTTGCGGCCGTCGAGGACGTTCTCGAACAGCTCGGCGAAGTCGGCCGGCAGGCCGTGCTCGACCAGGGCGGCCCGGTATTCGTCCTTGGTGATGGGGATGTACTGGATCTGGCGGCCGGTGGCCTTGGTGAGCTCGTCGGCGACGTCGCGGAAGCTCAGCAGGCGCGGGCCGGACAGCTCGTAGGTCTTGCCGATGTGCGCCGGGTCGGTGAGGGCGGCGACGACGACGTCGGCGATGTCGTCGGCGTCGACGAACGCCTCGACCGCGTCGCCGGTGGGCAGGGCGATCTCGCCGGCCAGGACGGGCTCGAGGAAGAAGCTCTCG
Coding sequences within:
- a CDS encoding 3-oxoacyl-ACP synthase III family protein; amino-acid sequence: MNGFDITGWGMAVPERVVSSTELAQRFGVDENWIVSRCGIHERRAVGPGQTTASLAVEAGRRALDKAGLSGGDIAHLIVATATPEQPSPATSAFVHHELGIAGSAHDVNSECAGFVYGLVQAMALIKIDPRPILLIGSDTHTLTANPADRDLSILVGDGAGAVVLRPAPSDPVLGWNLGADGSCAGSLKVLAGGSRMPTTEETVRQGLHYAQINGNEIYLNAVRYTVRTVRETLTSAKVEAADVRHVIPHQANIRIINSILSHTGLRPEALVTNLHKYGNTASASIPIALTEALDEGRINDGDLVLLAGFGAGMTWGSVLLEWVGGQK
- a CDS encoding FAD-binding protein — translated: MNNALSRRKVLGGIAATVVGWSVANQSWATAAEVDAGHRIDVRQVPALDGTLTTSATDLDRFRQDFGRLKPSAPWAVLRPGSDQDIVKMVNYARTNKLKIAVNGQGGTGDDMESHSVYGQAAVPQGGISIDARAMSKILSINSTNAVVEAGVTWGQLTDAALKVGKTPPALPDYLHLSIGGTVSIGGIGGTVQKFGLLADTVHSMDVVTGTGELVTVSASARPDLFHSILSGGGQTAIILRAKVKLAPAPQRSVVFSLFYDDLATYLADGEKVMAENRFHIQAGEMLRRADDTGWRYKMEVAANYSGTAVPDRAALLAGLRDNRAQAVIEDVAYRDYMFRLDGYEVYLKETGHWYQPKPWLSLFLPASKTKAFMQMVEQELTVGDLGGGFLLFYPYYTGKITRPLAVQPNESVGYLFDLLRFPDPGDPNISQMLEQNRRLYDKAVALGAKRYLVGAIPRMTQADWRTHFGYRWEELCRAKRRYDPANILTPGQGFFG
- a CDS encoding SRPBCC family protein, which translates into the protein MTGYDLIDEAVLDAPPDVVWDALLAEFRGGAQWWVPANTFAATSGSPDEVGGEVKVTVHTKGVDKGGPKLRFTSRTTAVETGRRLSVEYVEGVFRGPSDFLLEPLDGGRRTRLGMHFRGRPHGWLKVLAKVADIGAEHSKATSAAFTALNGVLAAREKEAAR
- a CDS encoding alpha/beta fold hydrolase, with product MTTTTAPPATESALVTDDGARLAVSVLAPLGAPSGRTVVLAHGWAAARRVWGTVADRLIREGHRVVLYDLRGHGASTSGREPFSVPRLGADLGAVLEHVGAPGDTIVVGHSGGGFAAMAYAVSPAARLGALVLLGTAAHDQDTPDSEVKMMGSALFSWAVGRPALGRLLLGQNMLGKRADARAGEVNRQMFAAASPQVRAEAFASSRGMDLREELARVRVPAVVLAGSADKVIAPALGRAVAKALPGARFEEIEGAGHMLPLEAPDAVVRAVGEVAGRPG
- a CDS encoding AraC family transcriptional regulator, encoding MDALTGLLEGPKARGAFLIKSVFSPPWALRVEDRAPISLVTMVRGDAWVLPDRSTPALLRPGDVAVLRGPDPYTIADEQGTGVQIVVGPEQRCNTTEGEDVTDTMALGVRTWGDTLGQGSSVMLSGTYQAPSEIGRRLLNALPALLVRPAGAEDNALVALLADEIGRDEPGQELVLDRLLDLLFVSVLRAWLAAPGAGAPAWYRAQSDPTVGPALRLLHDNPGQPWTVELLARKVGVSRAGLARRFTTVVGEPPMSYLATWRLTLAADLLREPDATVAGVAHRVGYSSAFALSSAFKRVRGMSPQEYRTSRAGEQEMPTGTPAQTVVLGTG
- a CDS encoding anthrone oxygenase family protein, which codes for MSTAAQPALHAATIAMGLSAGLYFSFDVSVLPGLDRGDDHTYVAAMQNINEAIENGLFGLVFFGAFLATGIAGARLTRIGQRTAARWTWAALALYTAAVVLTMRINVPLNKRLAAGGLPEAAGELAALRDTFKKTWAPSNAARTLACTAALLCLGRALSTLRH
- a CDS encoding hemerythrin domain-containing protein → MSTPMSSERLDTLPGHFHGFALMHIAMRRDANRLSAAAPRLTARGLAPAATWWQRLRDVIDWHHRSEDTFLWPELLRKLPQFRPQAEQLAGDHTELDRAMDQVTAALTTAAGPAGLSGAAAHFGQVLSDHLADEEKTVFPLFAQLPAREYLALEQRLVRTAPPGVLTYLPPWMFDGADRRSVDLVAATMPPPVRLLGRTVLRRRYERGLGAVLDPR
- a CDS encoding NmrA family NAD(P)-binding protein, yielding MTNTQNTQTTGTRTTLVIGGTGKTGRRVAERLTARGLPVRVGSRSGEPRFVWEDSSTWEAALEGVGAVYVTYYPDLAFPGADEHIAAFSKLAVAKGATRLVLLSGRGEEGAVIGENKLKESGADWTIVRSSFFNQNFDESFFLEPVLAGEIALPTGDAVEAFVDADDIADVVVAALTDPAHIGKTYELSGPRLLSFRDVADELTKATGRQIQYIPITKDEYRAALVEHGLPADFAELFENVLDGRNAHLVHGVEEALGRKPKDFADYAREAAASGVWNV